The sequence below is a genomic window from Neomicrococcus aestuarii.
ATGGGTCCGCCGCCGAGCGCTTTGACTTGGTACACCATGGCAACAGCCCACATACCTTGGCCGAAAACGCTAGCGATCAGTGCGGTAACCAGTACGCGGTAGTCGCGATGGATAAAGGGCCGCAGGGCGCGCGGTGCCATGGAAAACCTCCTCTTTCCCTCAAATTTTGAGCTAGTGATTGAGAATTGTCAATCTGTCGGGTTGAGAGAAGACCCTTTCGGGTATCGGTTACCGGCCGGTAGCCTGCCACTATGCACTTGCTTCTACGGACACTCTTGTTGCTCATCACCTCGAGGAAGCGCTCAAAGCTTCACCTCCTGGACGAGTCCTCGTTGCCGTTACGCGCGCTGGCAACGGACATCGACATCGCGATGATCGTCAACAACGGCATGTACCTATCCTTCTGTGACTTGGGACGATTTGATCTCATGGTGCGCTCCGGCGCGTGGGACATCATGCGCAAAAACGGTTGGACTCCCGTGGTTCAGGCGGAGACCATCACGTTCCGCAAGTCCGTGCGCTTGCACCAAAAGTTCTCCCTCGAAACCAAAATCATTGGCGTGGATGAGAAGTGCATCTACTTTGAACAGCGCGTGGTGTCCGACGGCGAACTCTACGTTCGCGCGTTCATCGCTACTCGATTGCTCGGTAAGAGCGGCCCGGTTTCCAACAACGAAATCTTCGCGGCCATGGGCGAGGAAATCCCCACGGATCGCGAGCTACCTGAGTTCTTGCACCTCTGGCGCGAACAGACGGCCCTGCCTTCAGCGCGAAAGCCGGCCCCGCACTCGTGGGCCGACTCTCACTTGGGCAAATTCCTCCCCGCGCCGCTGCGTTCAGGCGACTAATGCGCTCGGGTGACTAGAGCGTTCAGGCGACTAACGCTGGGTGGTTACGGAACGCGGTACTCCACACTTTCCACGCCCATATCCGAATACGTGATGCTGCCGGCACCGCGGGCTACATCTAGTACGACGACGCCTCGTTTCGGAGCGCTCTCAGGCACCTGTCCCGCACCAAATTCAGTAATGGCCTGCGATTTCAGGCACGGGCTGGTCAGGGGAGTGTTCGCACTTGGGATCGCTGCTCGCGAGCCGCCGCCGGGGTAGAACTGCCACGCCCCGGAGTGCACCCAGATGGGTTGCGGGCTGGTCTGCTGGGAGAGTTCGTTCCACCCGGAAATGTTCAAGATGATGAACTGCCCGTTGATCGGTTTGATGCTGGCATCGCCGGGGCACGTGGTGGCGCGCTTGATCCCGGTAATCGTGAAGGCGGCTTCCACCGCATCCGAGCTGTTGGAGCCATCCTTGAACTCCACCGGCTGACCGATCTTGTAAATCTCCAGACCACGAATGCTCTTGGGGCCAGCCGCCTGGGTAGTCGTGGGACGAGCGCTCTTGGTGGCGCTAGCTGTGGAAGAGGACGGCGCTTTCGTCGTCGATGGCTTTGCTGCCGCCGAAGTGGTGGGCGCCTTGGTGGCTACTGTCTTCGTGGACGCACCCGCGCTCGCAGAGACGCTCCGCGAATTAGGGGCCCTACTGGCGGAAGCGCTCTCGCTCGCCGCCCCAGACGCCGTACCTGATGACGCAACCGACGACGCCGCGGAAGAGGACTTCGAAACGGAAGCCTGCGTCGTCGTACTAGAAATTGACGTGGAACCTGAAGAGACGGACGCGGTCTGATCCGGCGCCGAAGCGCCGCAACCGGTCAGGAGAAGGGCGCCGACGCTGAGCGCCGCCGCCGGTAGGACAAAGGACCGTTTTTCCATGACTAAACCCCCGTGAATGGTAAGCGATTGTGCTTACAACACCTCTATGTCCAGATGTGGCCACTTTTTGACACTACGCTTCAATACATGGTCCGTTTTTTGATCTTGATCCTGTTGGCGTCAATTGGTTTTGCAACGGTGGTGGCCGCGGCGTTCGGCTCTACCGGCTGGTGGGTGCTCGCGGCTGTGATGCTCGCGCTGCTGGGCCTTGCCATCTATGACTCGTTCCAAACGAAGCAC
It includes:
- a CDS encoding acyl-CoA thioesterase, giving the protein MHLLLRTLLLLITSRKRSKLHLLDESSLPLRALATDIDIAMIVNNGMYLSFCDLGRFDLMVRSGAWDIMRKNGWTPVVQAETITFRKSVRLHQKFSLETKIIGVDEKCIYFEQRVVSDGELYVRAFIATRLLGKSGPVSNNEIFAAMGEEIPTDRELPEFLHLWREQTALPSARKPAPHSWADSHLGKFLPAPLRSGD